Proteins encoded within one genomic window of Humulus lupulus chromosome 1, drHumLupu1.1, whole genome shotgun sequence:
- the LOC133830518 gene encoding uncharacterized protein LOC133830518, whose protein sequence is MAKKKRVVRKPASHSPDHGSVLDTHDGEDVGNGADSSTGLNLIAGVVNSGENNPTTCRHEHQPGLMDDPIIQSNSNWAEEMETMPESEIGKGCYHESAKSHWQSFSKENMFGRDPMLSYSKPLIKNGMRIAQVDPEEVLMQTASWSSAVICMVLGANPPMAVFEGFIKRIWGHLGIAQVARMTMGLIMVRFNDDATRNQVLESGVLHFDRKPVIIRPWTADLNALKLVQFVPLWIRLHDLGLQYWGNKSLSALVSTIGKPIMVDQHTKDRTRVQFARVLVEMDITDSPPRIIQFLNEHVQLVEQGIDYEWLPVKCKSCSGYGHIMADCRKGEMITKGKLKVAEKVEAASNAQDLKTSVEVARVNPDVQLDNKVKAPPTQDKEWLVPKIKVQAKGQGTQEYAKPGSARQEVKTSGNAFSILQDSGTSLKKGSVPTVAKELGVGALIETKLKEKKVTEMMMTKFSGWDYYNSPVIEGRLLIIWRKKFVRVIVISESTQFVHCFVKMTGQDGAFCATFVYGLNTIDARKSLWEDLLKLKFPVKPWILLGDFNAVFNCDDRVGGVPIAMKDLNDSNLWLAQPQVEALKRTGSFFTWSNNQEGANRIYSRIDHALVNEDWHDTFPHSFARFAWETSSDHCSCVIAASISEKIGFIPFRYFNFWADHQDFKGTVLASWEKPLAVKGLKGLYYKLMRLKHSLKKFNKTAIGDVGKAFTDARNKYTEARFQAQMHPSVIEYQNLEKSAAENLSRFEKMYFNFLRQRSKINWLQQGDENSAFFHAYLKKRKVENRIATFVNDQGRINDKFSEVVDHFLSHFRGYMGSRSTTTMKLNCECIEKGAKLSLEQQLAVLKPFSSKEIKRVLFSIPDDKSPGPDGYGSGFFKTMWPVLGADFCSAIMDFFNSGIMPAEFHATMISLIPKKDSPSRAIDYRPIACCSTVYKCIAKLMCLRLAEVLPSLVNQNQGAFIKGRSLDHNVMILQDLLKNYQRKLVSPRCTIKIGISKAYDTISWEFLEALLTAFNFPSKFVQRVMICVRSTTYSLSMNGRVQGSFKGEKGLRQGDPLSPLLFVLIMEYLTRRLQLATNHSLFRFHPMCKSLNLINLCFADDLILFSKGTRQSLLVIKEILDEFTNTSGLSVSKDKSQIFFGGVQASERSSILADFQLTEGDFPLKYLGVPLRPTRWRAEDCGIIIKKIHQRLHSWASQHLSFAGRIQLIHSVLFGLRNYWMSIFVLPHSVTKEVEKLCRGFLWGTNGTRSKIHVASWDKVCLPKSYGGLSFKNGVNWNRAILAKFIWAISDKNDLLWVKWINSIYLKGAPFWSYELKPDTSWYWRKLCYLRRWFPKADVEAAGCFGKFKVAALYNSLIPQPQVCPYYKAVWHSLNVPKHRFMLWKIVNSQLLTRDNLVRFHLDLITLDCPVCGISPESHDHLFYRCSLSSQIVDQIFFWLGVAAWPKDFRGWVNWLSMRMTGLVHCIRVTVLAAVNYYIWLNRNQCLFEGCSRSSLHIVNDIKTVVKYRLHTVIHRNHSRLERNLNSAKMSLRRSARTNANVSNVAPESNESPPVHRRAVRATTNQNVPPLPVDNSTEIARLQ, encoded by the exons atggcgaagaagaagagAGTGGTTCGAAAGCCTGCTTCCCACTCGCCGGATCATGGTTCTGTACTTGATACGCATGACGGAGAAGATGTAGGAAATGGTGCTGATTCCTCAACTGGTCTGAATCTCATTGCAGGAGTGGTGAATTCAGGAGAAAACAATCCGACTACTTGTCGACATGAGCATCAGCCTGGTTTGATGGATGATCCGATCATCCAAAGCAATTCGAATTGGGCTGAAGAGATGGAGACGATGCCGGAATCTGAGATCGGCAAGGGTTGTTACCATGAATCAGCGAAATCACATTGGCAATCCTTTTCTAAGGAAAACATGTTTGGTCGTGATCCAATGCTCTCCTATTCTAAGCCTCTGATCAAGAATGGGATGAGGATTGCTCAAGTGGATCCAGAAGAGGTGCTTATGCAGACTGCTAGCTGGAGTTCGGCTGTTATCTGCATGGTTTTGGGAGCAAATCCTCCTATGGCAGTTTTTGAGGGTTTCATCAAGCGAATTTGGGGACATCTTGGGATCGCTCAAGTGGCTAGAATGACAATGGGGTTGATTATGGTTAGATTCAATGATGATGCTACAAGAAATCAGGTCTTAGAGTCAGGGGTTCTTCATTTTGATCGAAAGCCTGTTATTATCAGGCCTTGGACTGCAGACTTGAATGCTCTAAAGCTTGTGCAATTTGTGCCCTTATGGATCCGATTACACGACTTGGGTCTACAGTACTGGGGGAACAAGAGCTTAAGTGCCTTAGTTAGCACTATTGGGAAACCAATTATGGTTGATCAACATACTAAGGATCGTACTAGAGTCCAGTTTGCTCGGGTCTTGGTTGAGATGGATATTACGGATTCTCCTCCTCGTATTATCCAATTTCTTAATGAACATGTTCAGTTAGTGGAGCAGGGCATTGATTACGAATGGCTTCCTGTGAAGTGTAAGAGTTGCTCAGGGTATGGGCATATTATGGCTGACTGCCGTAAGGGGGAAATGATTACTAAAGGGAAACTGAAAGTTGCAGAAAAGGTTGAAGCAGCTTCCAATGCTCAGGATCTAAAGACTTCGGTGGAGGTGGCAAGGGTTAATCCTGATGTTCAGCTGGACAATAAAGTTAAGGCACCACCTACTCAGGATAAAGAATGGCTTGTTCCTAAAATAAAAGTTCAAGCAAAGGGGCAAGGAACTCAAGAGTATGCTAAACCAGGTTCGGCTAGACAGGAAGTGAAGACATCTGGGAATGCTTTTAGCATTTTGCAAGATTCAGGAACTAGTTTGAAGAAGGGTTCAGTGCCCACTGTGGCAAAGGAGTTAG GAGTTGGAGCTTTGATTGAAACTAAGTTGAAGGAGAAAAAGGTAACTGAAATGATGATGACTAAATTCAGTGGCTGGGATTACTATAATAGCCCAGTTATTGAGGGCCGGTTGCTTATTATTTGGAGGAAGAAATTTGTCAGAGTGATTGTCATCTCTGAATCCACTCAGTTTGTGCATTGCTTTGTTAAAATGACAGGTCAGGATGGTGCTTTTTGTGCTACATTTGTGTATGGGTTAAACACCATTGATGCGAGGAAAAGTTTATGGGAGGACCTTTTGAAGCTTAAATTTCCTGTTAAGCCCTGGATTCTGCTTGGAGACTTCAATGCAGTGTTCAATTGTGATGACAGAGTTGGTGGGGTTCCTATTGCTATGAAGGACTTGAATGATTCTAATTTGTGGCTAGCTCAGCCTCAGGTGGAAGCTCTCAAAAGGACTGGCTCATTTTTCACTTGGTCTAACAACCAAGAAGGAGCTAATAGAATATATTCGCGAATAGACCATGCGTTGGTTAATGAGGATTGGCATGACACTTTCCCTCATTCTTTTGCTCGTTTTGCTTGGGAGACCTCATCTGATCACTGTTCTTGTGTCATTGCTGCTTCTATATCAGAGAAGATTGGGTTCATACCTTTTCGTTATTTTAATTTCTGGGCTGATCATCAAGATTTCAAAGGGACTGTTTTGGCCAGCTGGGAGAAACCTTTGGCTGTTAAGGGTTTGAAAGGTCTTTATTATAAACTCATGAGATTAAAGCATTCTCTCAAGAAGTTTAATAAGACAGCTATTGGTGATGTGGGGAAAGCTTTTACTGATGCCAGGAATAAATACACTGAAGCTAGATTTCAGGCTCAAATGCATCCGAGTGTTATAGAGTACCAGAATTTAGAGAAGTCTGCAGCTGAGAACTTAAGCAGGTTTGAAAAGATGTACTTCAACTTTTTGAGACAACGTAGTAAGATTAATTGGCTTCAACAAGGGGATGAGAACTCTGCCTTTTTTCATGCCTATCTGAAGAAAAGAAAGGTGGAGAACAGGATTGCTACTTTTGTTAATGACCAGGGGAGGATAAACGATAAGTTTTCTGAAGTAGTAGATCACTTTTTATCTCATTTTCGTGGGTATATGGGGAGCAGAAGTACCACTACTATGAAACTTAACTGTGAGTGTATAGAAAAGGGTGCTAAGCTTAGCTTGGAGCAACAACTTGCTGTGCTGAAACCGTTCTCTAGCAAGGAAATAAAACGTGTTCTGTTCAGTATTCCGGATGATAAGTCCCCAGGGCCAGATGGATATGGTTCGGGGTTTTTCAAAACCATGTGGCCTGTTTTGGGAGCTGACTTTTGCAGTGCCATAATGGATTTCTTCAACTCAGGGATTATGCCTGCTGAATTTCATGCCACGATGATATCGTTGATCCCTAAGAAGGATAGCCCCTCTAGAGCTATTGATTATCGCCCCATTGCTTGTTGTTCTACAGTTTATAAATGCATTGCCAAGTTAATGTGTTTGAGGCTTGCGGAAGTACTGCCTTCATTGGTCAACCAAAACCAAGGAGCTTTCATTAAGGGTAGGTCTTTAgatcataatgtgatgatattgCAAGATCTTCTGAAAAACTATCAAAGAAAGCTTGTTTCTCCGAGATGCACTATAAAAATTGGCATAAGCAAAGCTTATGATACAATCAGCTGGGAATTCCTTGAAGCTTTGCTTACAGCTTTCAACTTTCCTAGTAAGTTTGTTCAGAGGGTGATGATCTGTGTTCGGTCTACTACCTATTCTCTGTCTATGAATGGGAGGGTGCAAGGTAGCTTCAAAGGTGAGAAAGGGTTGCGGCAAGGTGACCCTTTATCCCCGTTACTCTTTGTTCTTATCATGGAGTACCTGACTAGAAGACTTCAGCTAGCAACGAATCACTCTTTATTCAGATTTCATCCTATGTGTAAGAGTCTAAATCTCATCAATCTCTGCTTTGCAGATGATTTAATTCTTTTTAGCAAAGGTACTAGACAATCTCTGTTAGTTATAAAGGAAATTTTGGACGAGTTCACCAACACTTCAGGGCTATCTGTCAGTAAAGATAAATCGCAAATCTTCTTTGGTGGTGTTCAGGCATCTGAAAGGAGTAGTATACTTGCTGACTTTCAACTCACAGAAGGAGATTTCCCTTTAAAATATTTGGGAGTGCCTCTTAGGCCTACTAGATGGAGAGCTGAAGATTGTGGCATTATAATCAAGAAAATACATCAAAGGTTGCATTCTTGGGCTAGTCAGCATTTATCTTTTGCTGGAAGGATCCAATTAATTCACTCTGTGTTATTTGGCCTTCGCAACTACTGGATGAGCATCTTTGTGCTTCCTCACAGTGTGACTAAGGAAGTTGAGAAATTGTGTAGGGGATTTTTATGGGGCACTAATGGAACTAGGAGCAAAATTCATGTTGCCTCCTGGGATAAGGTTTGTCTTCCGAAGTCTTATGGGGGACTTAGCTTCAAGAATGGGGTTAATTGGAATCGAGCTATACTTGCGAAATTCATCTGGGCCATTTCTGATAAAAATGACCTGCTGTGGGTCAAGTGGATCAACTCCATCTACCTTAAAGGGGCTCCTTTCTGGTCGTATGAACTTAAACCAGACACTAGCTGGTACTGGCGCAAGCTCTGCTACTTGAGACGCTGGTTCCCTAAAGCAGATGTTGAAGCTGCTGGCTGTTTTGGAAAATTCAAAGTTGCTGCTCTCTATAACAGTTTAATTCCTCAACCTCAGGTGTGTCCCTACTATAAAGCTGTTTGGCACTCATTGAATGTTCCTAAGCACCGATTCATGCTGTGGAAAATAGTGAATTCCCAGCTTCTTACCAGGGACAATTTGGTTCGTTTTCATCTTGATTTGATCACTTTGGATTGCCCTGTCTGTGGTATCAGCCCAGAATCTCATGATCATCTGTTCTACAGATGCAGTTTATCTTCTCAAATTGTTGACCAGATTTTTTTTTGGTTAGGAGTGGCTGCTTGGCCTAAAGATTTCAGAGGTTGGGTTAACTGGCTGAGCATGAGGATGACCGGTTTGGTGCACTGCATCAGGGTCACTGTCCTGGCAGCTGTCAACTACTATATTTGGCTTAATAGGAATCAATGCCTGTTTGAGGGTTGTTCTAGGTCGAGTTTACATATTGTAAATGATATTAAAACTGTAGTGAAGTATAGATTACATACTGTTATACATAGGAACCATAGTAGACTTGAGAGAAATTTG aactctgctaagatgtcgctcagaaggtccgCTCGCACCAATGCTAATGTCTCCAACgttgctcctgagagcaatgaatcCCCTCCGGTTCATAGAAGGGCAGTGCGTGCTACTACCAACCAAAATGTGCCGCCGCTGCCGGTTGACAACTCTACAGAAATTGCCAGACTACAatag